Sequence from the Christiangramia fulva genome:
TTCTGTTTGAATATTCTTTGGAGCTTCGGAGATGAACCGCCGTAAATGCTGATTGCTATTTAAAGCCAGCTGCTTTGTCGCTAATATGTTATTGTACAGTCGTTTTGCAAACTCTGGACCATTTTCCCTCACATAATAACTATTCAAGAAAATTATTCGTTTTTCAGTTTTAGACACGAAACTTTCCTTTTCTTCTTCTGTGAGAAAAATAAAATTAGAAGCAATTTGATCAAATATTTGGTCTTCTATCTCATTTAGAAGTTCCTCATCAACTGCGTTCCGGGATGCAAGGGAACTCAACAAAATATCATTATAAAGATCCTTGTTCTCGCTCCTTACAGGGTTCAAAATCGTTTGTGCTTCCCCTATTAATTCTCCTGCTTTCTTATTGTCTCCTATCTGGTTATAGTAATTTCCCAACTGCCGGAGAACCGAGACATATTGATAGCTGTCCTTTCCTGCTTTGTCAATCACTACGCCCAAAGCTGTTGAATATGACTTTTCTGCCTCCTGAAGCAATTGTAGTTTTAATGTCTTTTTCTCTTCAAAAACAGTCCTTATGTTGTCCCACCAGGATCTTTGTATTAACACAGAAGCATCATAATCATTTTCGGCCGCCCACGTTAAGAAATTCCCTTTTACGATCAGGAAGTCGGAATAAAGAGGAGTGTCTTTTTTATCTTCTGCAATTGCCTGGCCCCTTATTAAAGGTCATGTACAGATTCAAATCTGTTCATATGCATTTCAGTAAGCGCAGCCACGAGTAATAATCCCAGATAATAACGGGAATCTGTGTTTAAGCCACTGTTTTCGTACATTCTTAAGGTTTCCATATTAATGCGGGCAGACTTGGAAAAGTCTCCCACTCTTAAGGCACGATCTGAAAAAAGCATTCGTCCGTTGATCTGATAATATATATCATCAACTGCCAATCCCTCATGTAATTCCTCAAGCTCTTCAAAATATTGCTCAGCTTTATAATATTCACCTTTCTGCAGATTCAATTCAGCCAGGGCCAGTAGCGGGAAAGAAAGGAAGGAAGCTTTCTGTTCCTGTAGAAGATCAGAATTGGACAAAGTAATTGCTTGCTTGTAAAGTTCTTCCGCCTGACCTGAACTGCCGGAATTCTTTAAACAATGGGCATAACTAATAAAAGCACCATATCTGGTGGTAAGGCGCTGGGCTTTGTCAAATCTTGTATTTGAGTATAACTTTGAAAGAAAGAAAAAGGAGGAAATAGGGGTTCTATTCACCTCCTTGTTGAAAGCTTTTTCAGCATATTTACAGGCTTCGAGAATTTCTCCCCTATTCACAAGATTCTCCGTTCTCTCAAGATATTCATATTTGTCAGCCAGCTTCTTTGTTATGTAAAGGGAGATTCCGTTTGAATAAAGATAATTGACAAATGGCATTATGAGGACGCAAGCCAACATCCCTAGCAGCTTGAAGAAATCTGCTCTTTTAAATCCATTTTTAAAGGAAGAAATGAGCATTCCAAAGAAGACGAAGATGAGAAAAAGAGCAAACAGGAAAATGACAACTACAAGAAAACCTACCCTAAGCAGTTCTGTGAAATAAGCAAACCCCCAGAAGCCTTCAGGATCGGCTATATACCAAATAAGATGAACTACATTAACGATCAAATACAGAACCAGGGCAAGACCGGCAAAGAATAAGAAGTTGCTGATTTTTTCTCTCATGCCCGGCTCATCAATTAAAACCATTTCATATCCTTCAGAATCGCTGAAGCTTCCCCTGAATATTTACCGTGCTCCTCCTCCAGTTTACGAAGCAGCTTTTTTGCACTTGCTTTATCATCCTGTGCGAGGTATCCCAAAGCGAGCTGGAATTGGGATTCTTCCTGAAAAATGTAGTTTGATTTTTGTGAAAGGGGTTCCAGGTTCTCTATTGCCCGTTCTATTTTCCCTGTATTTAGCTGTGCAAAAGCCAAAAAGAACAGAACTTCAGCATTCTTTTCTGCAGGGTTAAGCTGTTCAAGAATGTTTTCAGCTTTATAAAATTCCTGCTGCCGAATATAATTTATTGCTTCCAGAGCATTTTCAGATTCAAGTTGAGTGAGGCCGGGGAGCCTGTATTCCCCACCTCTTGTTACAATTGCATTTTCAGCATCACTGAGATCAGAAAAATCAATTTTAGAGATTACTTGTTGGCTCCCTGCATATGAATTGAAAAGTTCCTCATTTGATTTCTGTGTTGGCTGCCATATAAAAAACCCGATCAACAGAACAGCAGCAATAGCATAGAGCCATTTATAAGAGAAATTGCCGTTCTTTGATCTAGAGCTTTTTGGAAGTTCTATTGTTCCTTTCTCTGTCCTTTCTTTAGGGGAAGGCATACTGAATGAAGATTCTGAGAACATCATTTCAACCTTCTTTTCATTCATTTCCTCATCCCAAATCTTGAATTTAGCTCGCAGCTCTTCCCGCCCTTTTTCCTTTACAGCTGCCTGTATGTGATCATCAGAAATTTCGTCAGTAAGAGATGCATAAGCGAGCGGCATCTCCTTTATCATCCTTCTTCGCTCCAAATAAGTAGCAGCATTCTTAAGTTCTCTAAAGAAAGATACATGTTTATTAAAAGTAGAGTTACCATTCAGGTGAAGCTCATCAAATTCCTTTGAACTTTTTCCCTTTACTTGGAGCTCCGCCAGTACTTCTAACCAGCTTTCGTAAACAGTCGGTAGTTTTTCTATAATTTTTTCCGGATCCTCAAGTTCAAGACTGTATACTGCTGCAAAAACAGGTTTTGGATCTTTTTCGTAATTCAGAAAATCTAAAGTAAATTTGGCCCAGAAGCTATCACTGGGCTTCACCTCCTTGAAATTGGCATCTTTCTCAAACCTTGGAAGAATAATGTTCTTTAATAAAGCGGTAGCTGTTCTCATTTCAGTCATTTAACTCTTTAAAAGCCATTTTCTTCAGTCTTTTCTGGCATTTGGATTTTTGAACTTTAGTATTGGCTTCATTTGTATACCCAAAATGTTCAGTCAGTTCCCTAATACTTTTAGAATGATACCAAAACAGAACCAGGATCTCATAACAATGCCCCCCTGCCTTTTCCATCTTGAGCAAACACTTTTTTAATACCTTGTGTTGCACCTCGTCCTGGATCTCGATTTCCCGAAGCTCATCATCAACGGAGGGATCAACCTTGAGGTCCTCTATTAAGCTGCCTTCCTCAATTGTAGATCTCTTGCCGGACTTTTTAAAAAGATCCAGTAGCTTATATCTACAGACTGAATTGAGATAAGTCTGAATAGAAGAATTATTGATCAGCTCAAAATCTTCATGAATTATCTTTTCGTAAAGGACAATTACTGCTTCCTGATATATCTCTTGAAGCTCCTCCTGACGAACATCACTACCCGCACTCATTTTGTATAGGAGACGCAGAGAGTAATCTCTGGTCTTCTTATATACGACACTGATGTAATCGGGATCCTTTTTAATTAATTGAAGTAGTTCTAGGTCTGAAATTTGTAGAAGGTTTTGTTTAGCTGTCATATAGTGGGACAATTACTTATGCGCCACAAATTAAACAAAATTGTTTTCTTGTTTAACCTTAATCATCAATAATTAAAGAGCAAAAAAGCTCAAAGTTTTATTCTTTGAGCTTAGGCTAAAAATAAGTTCTACCAGCTAAAGGAAGTCTTAATCGGATTATATGTTGACCTGACGGTAGAATTAAATGAGTTTGTGTTATATGTTGGAGTTCTGTAATAATTTGATGTCGGAGTAAAGGTCTTTTTCTTGGGAGTTGAATAGGTATTATAGGTATCCGTCTTAGGTGGTGTGTAAGAGTTTTCTCTTGGCTTGTATCCTGACTTTCCAGTATATGGATTGACATTCCCTCTAGTACTCCAATTGTCATTGACCGTATTATTTGGTGCCGTTCTATAATGCCCTTGAACATATGTCCCATTACTTTTTGTATAACCATTGACATATACTTGTTGAGAGAATCCGAAGTATCCGGTTAATAAAAAGGCTGCAATAAATAGTAAATTTTTCATGATTTGGTGTTTTAAATATTATTGTTATTTGTTTACACCTATTAATAGATTAGCATTTAAAAGGTAACCCTCCGATCTATAACATTTTTGTTTTTTTCTGGATTATTTCGATAAATAAAATGCAATTACTTGATTATCAATTCATTTAAAATGGTAAAATCTTACAACGTTAGGTCGAAATCTCAGCATGAACATCGAACATGTTGAGAAAATTTTTTCTGAAAATTCTTTTGTTCAATTTTTCTTTCTATTGAACCTCCTCAATCTTTTGAAGTTTTTGAGAGAATCTCCTCCATTCTCCTTTTGTCTTAGTCGATAATTTGTCGTAAAGCTTTTTTACAAGATCAACTGGTAAGTCTTGAATTTGATCCCCAATAAGGTGGATCCATTCGGGAGGATAATATTCTGGCGGATATTTTTCATCCACTGCTATCAGCGCCAGACGTTGCTGATTTGTTGCAGATTTATATTCTTCAAGATATTTGGCTCTTACTGACCCTCCCTCTTCAAAAGAAAGTTTCCTCAATTCTGCAATTGCAGCAGATCGTCTTTTTTTTTTTCGATCTTGAACCCTCTCCCCGAATGCTTTATCTTCTTCTAACTTTAGGACTCTCCTCCTGGCTCTTTCTTTCTGATGGAGAAAATAGCCCTGAATATTTCGCTCTCCATGATAAGAACTCCCAAATGACACGTAAGGATTATTGCTTTGGCGAAGTCCATAATCGGCAAGTGAATAGTCATCATCTAGCCTTCTTTGCCTAATGATTCTATATAACCAGATTGCTCCTGCAGCAGACCCACCAATCCATCTTAACTCTCTTTCCAATGTTACTAATGCTTTGTAAACAGAAATGAGTTCATAGTCTGAAAGATAATCTGCCCATTTTTCCCATGTTCTCCAATGTTGCCCTTTTAGATATTCCCGGTTTTTAAATTTAAGTAATTGGTCATGTCTCTATTCGGCTGTCACATCAAACTTTAACAAGTCTTGAATATCCTTAGAAGTAATTTCCATTGTATATATATTAATTTTAGTGAAATGATAATAGCATCTTTATTAGAAAATACTGGTCTAAAGAAACTGGCACATCTTTAGACCAGCCATATTACTAATTTAGACCTTTTTTGTAGAATCCTTCCCCGATATCTTTTCCAGATCTGATGTATGCACTGTAATTCATTCTCGCCTCTCTTTCATTCAGGAACATCTTTTCCATGTCAGCTTCGTTCTTTGTGAACTGCACCACATTGTTGATCGAGAGGGCACCGGCAGCCGCGTAAACGTCATGATCTGTTCCGGTATAAGTGAAAGTCCAATTTCGACACTTAAGCTCCTTAATTTTTTTCTTAATAACCTCCCGTCTATATTCCCTGGAGGCATTTTCTTCTCCATCAGTAAAGACCGTAACCAGAACATTCGAATCTGTTTTATTGCCTATGATTTTCTCTAGTTTAGATACTCCAAAACCAATGGCATCATAGAGAGGGGTACTAGCTCCTGGTCTATAACATTCGTTATCGATCTGCTTTAAATTCTTTACTGCCTGGTTGAACAGATGTTCTGTTATACCTAAGCCATTAAAGGTCAAAAAAGATATAAAATGTTCCTGCTCAGGATATTTGTTTTCAACGCCTTTTATTGTCTGAACAATTTCATTGAATCCGCGGATGTTCTGATCTTTGATGCTGAACATGGAGCCGCTCTCATCAAGGATAATTAAATTGTGAACCTGGTGTCTTGTTTTCATTTTTTTATGTTTAAGGTTAATTATTTGAAAAGATTGGGTGTAATTCAACACAGACTGCTATTGATCATAAACAGCCAGATCGAGAGTATACCAGTAGATCAAGATCCTCTGGAACAATTACCGCCTCGAAATAAATTCCCTGAGGCTTGTATATTTTAGTGATCTTAACCTTTGCAGTCCCGGAAATTCCGTCATAAGAGTTCTGATATTTCCAGGTGAAAGTGATCTTTTGCTGTGCATATGTTTCCTCCGTCTCTTCAAAATCTTTGAATTCAGCGTTATAGACCACACCATGGCTCTTACTTTCGGCCACTGTCCAAACATTCGCGAAGTAGATATGATCCTCATCAGCTAGTTCAAAGAAGGAAATAAAGGCTTCATTTTCTAAAAGTTGGGGCGTTATATCCACCCCATTCTCAGTGGCATCAAGGATAATGAACTTATCCAGTATGGTGATGCCCTGATCCTGTGCAAAAACAGAAGTCACAGTTTGACTTATTAATGAAATGGTTAGATAGATCGTTTTCATGATAAAATTTTAAAGTTTTTAAAAAAGAGACCACCCCCCTCCCCTACAAAGAGAGGCAGCCTCAAAACAAACAACAACAATTACAGAACAGCTAATAGTTTGGATGCCATCTGACTACTGGAATTATTAAGGATGAAGTGGTATTTATTCGCACCCGATTCCCGCAACCATTTTTCCCAGATGTAAATGATCTTTTTATTTTGAAGGATATCCTGGTCATCCTTGCTGGAGATTCCGGAGATCACCCACTCAATGTCTGCCTTTAATTTGATGGGGATCAAGCCATAGTCTTTGGCTTCAGCTTTTTCTTTCCAGTCGTAATTAGTTAATTCTGCCATAAACTGAGTGCTGGTATACCTGTTCCCTGTTCTCATAACGTGGGACCGACTTTCAAAATCGAAATATCCATCTGTGGCTATCATGACTAAGTTCCTGTATCCGGATTTGCTGAAGCTATCAGCATTGTCGTTTAAATAGGCCCAGATGTCCACTCCAAAAAAGTCATTCGGATCTTTTCCAATTAGAGACTGTTTCTCAAGACGGTCCAGCACCTTTTCAAAGGAAGTAACAAACTCTTCCATTCTTTTGTTCTTATTCTGCACCGGGACCTCATCAAGATTGAGCTGAAGCTTATCTTCAAAAGAAGCTATGTTCAGCGGACTTCCCTTCTGGGGTATGATCTTGACAGCAAACCGGTCTTTGGATGTCAATATTAACCCTCGTCGGGCTTTTGTTTCAAATTCCTTGAATATTTTACGGATGAGGGTAAAATCCTTCTGCAACTGATTGTCATTTAAAACCCTATCACTCAAATCCAGGACAACCGTATAGTTTACAGGTTTACTGTTGGAGTCATCTTCCGCATATGTTTTGGAAATACTAAGGCTAAAAATTAGCACAGATAAAAATGTTAGAAATATTATATTTTTCATGAGTTATGAGTTTAATAATTAATAAAGTGGCGTAGGATTAATTGAGGGATGGTATCTTCTTAAAGTGGGTTTCCATGAAGTCGTTATACACCTTTTCACACTCATCCTTTTTAGAATCAAAGTCGGGGGAACCGTTCAGGAATTGTCTCCATCCCATATAGAAACTGGTAAGATTTTGAGACAACAGATCGGGATTGAGCATGGCTTTATCCAGTTCTTTTTTAAGCTCCTCCATTTTCTCCTCAAGCATTTTAACTCGGGATTCCAGGTCAAGCACTGTGGCTTTTAGATCAGCAATAAGATCCTTCTGCTTTCTGATCTTGGTCTTGAGGTCCTTAATAACCAAAGCGGCACAGATCTCTGCATTCTTTTTATTTTTCTCCTTTAGCATCAGATCGAACATATAACCCCATACCAGATAAGCCACGAAGCCAAAAGCCAGGACCAAATAGAAGTTTACGCTGGTTAAGAAATTCCATTCTTCATCGGCAATACCCGCCATAACTTTCAATTCATGAATTCCGGAGTCGATCTTATAGGCGAGCAGAGAATCCACGATGAGCGCTCCCAGTACTGCAGCCCCGATCTTCAGACTTTTGTATTTTCCTCCCATAGTGTGGGGAACCAGGCCAATGGCAAAAAACAGGAATGCTCCGAGGTATACAAATAGCAAGGCTGGGGAAGCTTGAAAAATGCCCTGTACATCAAAGATATTATCTAAATAGAGTACTATGTCATCTCCGGCAGTCTGAATAAGGGTGCCGGCATTCCGAAAAAAGGAAGCATAAATGGCGGATGCGTAGAAGAGGATGAGGTAAACCGAAAGCAGGATTACCAGAGAAACATAAGTAAAGAATTTAATGCTACTGTAACCGGTGTTGATCTTGTTTTGTTCAAGATCTAATTTGGTTTGTTGAATTTCCTCCTCATAATCCTCTACTTTCTGTTGTCCATCTTTGAGACGGACATCCTGAATCGTCTTTTTTTCACATTCCAGTTTTTCCCTTTCCTCTTTCTTTTCCGAAATAAGAACCTGGATCTTCCACTTATGGGTCTCATGCTCCTTTTCATTATATGCTTCATCAACGATATATCCGTCCTTGATCCATTTCAGGAAGGTCTTCATTGAAGTAGCGTCTCCGTTATTTAACCCTGCTTTTTGAAGGGCATAATTCGCGAAGCTTCTAATTTTTTCTATTCTTTTTGTAGAAGAGGTTTCTTCCTGAAATGCAGGGGGTACGATCGAAAGATCTTTTGCTGGTGTTTCCATAATGCTAATAATTAAATTGGTTATTGTTTGTTTAACCATTTATAGCACTAGAAAGAAAAGGTAACCCTTGCCAAGAAAAATTTTTGAAGAAATAGGAGTCAGAAGACCCTTCTACGGAAATAGGTGAACAACAACTCGGTTATAATAAAAATAATAATAAGACTACTATAGCTGCTTAATTTTCTCTTATCGAAATTCAGGTGTGTTAAGTTTTAGACACTCCATGCAGACCAAACAACGATACCAATAAGAACTGAACCTACAAAACTTCCAAAGACAATAACAGGGAATAAGACCAGTATGAGGGATAAAAGAACTTTCAAAGCAAACCAGGTCTGGGGATGAAAAGTACGGGTCGCAATTCTCTCCTGATCATAACTTAAATATATTTGATCTTTATAATTTTTGTATAGCCTTTTTAAATGGCTGGTTGTAATAGGATTCTCCTTTAAATTTAGTTTAATGCGTGAATTTAGTCTTAAAAGAGAGATCGGAACCTTTTTAAGTTTATTGTATGATAGGTTTATATCGAGAGGTTTTGTTCTTAGGGAACTATAGGACAGAACATCTTTTTCTGATATTTTTCTAATTTTATTATGTGAGATGTTCAGGTACTCCAATTGCGGCAGATTAAATATTTCCTGAGGAATTTGAGCCATATCTACTCGTAAGACCAAGGTTTTTATTGACCTACAAAACTGCAGTATTTCTTCCAATAGTATATTTTTGCAATGAAGTTCTAATAATTGTAACTGGTGAAGATGGGAAAACTGCCTGATGATGGTATAAATATTATCGTTAGATTTTATTGTGAGGTGAAACAGAGTTAGTTTAACATTATTTTTAAACCAGAAGGGGCCCTGCAGACTGAGGTACCTAATATTAGGATTCTGATTTAAAAAATCAGAAATTTCGATTGGTTTGATGGTACTGAGCTGCAAGAATGTTAAATCCGAGATTTTTTTTATTTCATCAGGCAAAGTTGCCCCTTCGATTCGCCCCACCAATTCCCTCTTATGATATTTGAACGGCTGGGATTTAAAAGTTCCTTTTATTTTTTCAGATCTTTCGTTATTGAGTTTTTCCGTCTCTCCATCCATGATGTTTTTATTTTTATCAGGAGAGAAATGACTGATCATAGCAATCAATCCAATGGGAATAGAAATTATGGATAGTAAAAATCCCAAGGAACCATCAATAGCCATAAGGAATACTATAACCAAGGCCAATATTAATATGTAAATCCCATAACCATTTTTTCTTTTACCCATTCCTGCAAGCTTTCAGATTTTAAATCAGTTAATATATAAACTTTGATATTTATCAATAACAGTGATCATCTCATCAGGTAATCTTTCTCTAGCAGAAGCAACTATTTCAGGTCCTATAGATTTATAGTAGGCTTGGGCGATCCCTCCAGCCATACAAGCAATTGTATCACTATCTCCCCCAATGGAAATTGATAAACGAATACAATTCTCATAATCACTGCTATCCAAAAAACAGATAATGGATTCGG
This genomic interval carries:
- a CDS encoding tetratricopeptide repeat protein encodes the protein MRTATALLKNIILPRFEKDANFKEVKPSDSFWAKFTLDFLNYEKDPKPVFAAVYSLELEDPEKIIEKLPTVYESWLEVLAELQVKGKSSKEFDELHLNGNSTFNKHVSFFRELKNAATYLERRRMIKEMPLAYASLTDEISDDHIQAAVKEKGREELRAKFKIWDEEMNEKKVEMMFSESSFSMPSPKERTEKGTIELPKSSRSKNGNFSYKWLYAIAAVLLIGFFIWQPTQKSNEELFNSYAGSQQVISKIDFSDLSDAENAIVTRGGEYRLPGLTQLESENALEAINYIRQQEFYKAENILEQLNPAEKNAEVLFFLAFAQLNTGKIERAIENLEPLSQKSNYIFQEESQFQLALGYLAQDDKASAKKLLRKLEEEHGKYSGEASAILKDMKWF
- a CDS encoding sigma-70 family RNA polymerase sigma factor translates to MTAKQNLLQISDLELLQLIKKDPDYISVVYKKTRDYSLRLLYKMSAGSDVRQEELQEIYQEAVIVLYEKIIHEDFELINNSSIQTYLNSVCRYKLLDLFKKSGKRSTIEEGSLIEDLKVDPSVDDELREIEIQDEVQHKVLKKCLLKMEKAGGHCYEILVLFWYHSKSIRELTEHFGYTNEANTKVQKSKCQKRLKKMAFKELND
- a CDS encoding VWA domain-containing protein, encoding MKTRHQVHNLIILDESGSMFSIKDQNIRGFNEIVQTIKGVENKYPEQEHFISFLTFNGLGITEHLFNQAVKNLKQIDNECYRPGASTPLYDAIGFGVSKLEKIIGNKTDSNVLVTVFTDGEENASREYRREVIKKKIKELKCRNWTFTYTGTDHDVYAAAGALSINNVVQFTKNEADMEKMFLNEREARMNYSAYIRSGKDIGEGFYKKGLN
- a CDS encoding leucine-rich repeat domain-containing protein; protein product: MGKRKNGYGIYILILALVIVFLMAIDGSLGFLLSIISIPIGLIAMISHFSPDKNKNIMDGETEKLNNERSEKIKGTFKSQPFKYHKRELVGRIEGATLPDEIKKISDLTFLQLSTIKPIEISDFLNQNPNIRYLSLQGPFWFKNNVKLTLFHLTIKSNDNIYTIIRQFSHLHQLQLLELHCKNILLEEILQFCRSIKTLVLRVDMAQIPQEIFNLPQLEYLNISHNKIRKISEKDVLSYSSLRTKPLDINLSYNKLKKVPISLLRLNSRIKLNLKENPITTSHLKRLYKNYKDQIYLSYDQERIATRTFHPQTWFALKVLLSLILVLFPVIVFGSFVGSVLIGIVVWSAWSV